The genomic interval GTCCGAGGAATGTTCCTTTGGGGCAACACCCACAATGGACGCTGGAAGCCGTCAACAGCCATTAGCACTTTGGCACATAATTGATACGTGGCTGGACCATAAAGCAAAATGCATAGACATCTACCTGGACAGACCCGGGCCCACGAACGCGACTCGCCGCGCACAAAGCGACGTTGTAGGAAAAGGAATTCCTTTCGTTGTGTCCATTCCCGCCATGTTCCTCAGATTTTTCCGCACAACACCTTCGGGGGCGTTGTGCCATATGACACCATCACCATACCGAACCGCAGCACAGCACTCTTGCCACAGAATCTGACGTAGGAGAAGggctttgctttggctttggctttgggtttgggcttgggcttggaCTTGGAGTCTGGGACGGGCTCATCCCTTCggttccgttccgttccggAACGTAactaacaatttatttaatacgCTGTACGTGCGCTTTAATAAAAGGCTCAATCAATCTGGGAAGCTAAGAACCAGCCTGAAGACTGCTTTCGGCCGAAAATGTGACCGAATTGGGGGTATACTTATAAAAGTGCTCAATGCAAAATGaactaaattaaatagaaGAATGAATGACTTTGCAAtctaatcaaataaaaatgtttttaaatctGTATTACTAAATGGGCAATGAAAGAAATTATGAATTGTATTTAAGTTGTGTTTGTTAAACCATTGTTTCGAATCACTTTAAGTTAGATACTAGCAGAAAATAGATTGTACATATTTCATGAACTTGGAATCAAAATCCCTCTATTTGGAAGCATTGCAATGCATTGTACTCAACCAAGCTTCACAGACCCGAATCGAAGCGACCCGAGCTAAACCCCTTTGAAGTGTGCATACAAAGTCCCGCGGGCTCAGGGCCTCGAGAATGAGGAGCGACTCTCCGTAGTGACAGATAGATAGACAACGCAGTCTTGGCGACGAAGACGAAGAGGATGACGCTTTGATGACTATGTCGATGCCGATCCTTTTGGCGCTAATGCAGACAGCGTGTCGAATGGCTTTTCTGTGGAGTCGGAGCTGGGGGCTCCGAGAGGTTTTCGCTAATGAAGCCGTAAAGATATGTAATATTCCATACATTTAACAAAGCCCGCCTTTGACACCCACACACAGCACAGGGCAAAAGAACCTCTGACGTCCTGATAATCTCAACCAACTTTATGCATTTGACGACGAGAAATGCACTTAATTTTAACCACAATTAGCCACGCAAAAGGGCAACTCGAATGCCAATGCGAATGGGAGTTGTGCGAAGGGAAGGTGCGATCAGCGGGCGTTCCCGGTGGAGATTATGGCCAAGAAGAGTTCTTTTCCTTATTGCAGTCCCTCGGCAATCCAGGCTTCGGCTCCGGCTGTCTCTCAAACGCCTAACAAGGTGTCAAtatcttaaaaattttatctTTCTGCACATAAAACTCAAGCGGATCATAGTAAATCAGCCTTTGGTCAGGCGGACCATTGCGGCCTGGCACCTTAGAGCCGAGTTAGCCACCATCTGAAGGCCTTATGCTTGGCTCGACCAAGTTCGCCATCGGGGCTGACCCCaccactccccactccccacaGCACAATTGACTCCTCCCTACCCTGCTGCCCCTTCCTAGCCAGCCCCAATGGGCCGAGCTATGTGCCTTTTATACGCCGGATTTACGAGCAAACTCTCCACGTCGTCCACGTCGTCATCGCCGTCGGAGCGTCGTGGCCAAAGAAATATTCGATGGCCAGGCAACGATTAAAACGGACGCTTCACGCATGCGTGCTCGCACACAACACTCCCGTACTAACTCCGATACTTGCACTTGCATTTATATGCATTCTGCATAATGGAACTAAACAAAAAGTGGGAAGCACAGAGGAGGTCAGCGTAGTAGAGAAataaatttgtgtgtttgctaTAGTAAATTATTACCCAAATTACAGAATAATGCGTGGTcaatttatatgtataatgAAAAAAGGCAAGGCCTTGGCCAAGGAATGggattaataattaattaacaattcTTCGAAACTGGCACGATAGGAAAAACTCCTTGCCTTGTTATGAGTATAACGTACTTAAGTGCCGGAGACCATCCTGATCTAAATGTAATATAtcaaaatgataaaaatataatataaatatgtcATCATGTTAACCTTTCTAGATTTCATATTCaccatatttattattttgctttgtGTAAAAAGCAGTACCTAATCACCTGCACACCACTGTGTTACAACTCACAGCGAACTCCTCTGTTGAGCAATGTTCACTGGGTGTTTGGCCTGCCAGCACTTGCAACACCAGTAACAGCAAAGTCCAGGGCGGCATCCCAGCATCGTCAAGAGCATCGGAGGGGTCGAGATCGCTTCTGGGTtaggatgggatgggatgggatcgGGGACCAGGGACCAGGGGCCGCACagggggattgggattggggcGCATCGTCATGTGCGCATTGCACGCACGTGATTAAAGCGCAGCCCCGCCGCGAACGAGGGGTTCTTGTGGGGGGATGAAGGGGGAAAGACGGGCATTTGGCCAAGACCCGCTTATAAATCAGAATTCGCTCTTTTAGGGACGACAATGAACCCGGCTAAAATGTTGGCGAACGAAATGGAGGGAAGGGCTGGGAAGCGCACTACatattgataaataaataagatcGCCAAAAGGCTTTTGTCTCTGAATATTTTTCATCGAGTCCCGCTCATTCCGATGGTGGCAGGTTCAATGCACTGGCCCAACTggtttcaatttaaattaaatatgcaacCCTCAAGATTTACGGGCGGCACATCTTAGCTTGGTCCAAAAATTCAATGAACGAAATGtccaaaaattaattgcaccATAGAATTATGAGCGGAAACATTTGCAAATCGTAAGCCGATTGACATTTGACCCAGACGGCCCCGTCTTGTCTTTTGGCATATAAATTATGGCGCCTAAAAAGAGCCGCAAGCAAAGGACCGGCCAGATTATTGGACCCctatttttggccaagccAACTGGCGGCACTTCCTTATCCTCTAGAAGTCTTCGCAGCTCCAGGTTCAGGTACAGGTCCGGGGTAGAGGTTGTCCAGGTCTCGGGCCAGACATTCAAATCACCCGGAATCAATCAACTTCGGGATGGATTCGAAATCTTTGGCGCCGGCGGTCTACTCGGCCAAAGTAATATTAGCCCATCTAGGCGGCGAGGTCACAGTCAGCTTACTTTTTCCTGCGAAATCGTGCAAGTATTCTGGATTCATCGAgtaatttgaataatttttaaacatgAAGAAAGTTGATGCACAAATCGTTTAATGAGAGCGCTACGGCCGCACGAAATGGATAATTTATGATATGGAATACAGAGGTTGTCTACTTGAATTTTACTTAAGTCTCTAACTTAgacttttgaaatatatttgtatactCCTTTTATTGagatatatattcttaaacaGTATAAAGAGCCTCTATATAcccgtccgtttgtccgttaATGTGCGAGCTAGCCTCTCAActtaaaagttatttaaacGAAACTTTCCCAAAATCGGACGATTATATCATAAAGCTGCCATAGGAACATTCAAGAGATTAATGgaatataataaaaagaaagagTAATTTCGCTGCTTTTGTTCGTAAATTTTCTTAAGTATTAAGCTTTAGTTTGGCAAAGTCTGCTTTCTTTCTTGTTTGGTATTGTTTTAAATGGTCCAACATATGCAGGAATTTATAGTACTGCTGCCAGGTATGAATCAAAGTGAATCTTGGAAATACATTAATATAAGAGATATTGCTGATTCTGAGAGACCAATTGACCAATTTTTTGGTCAAGGTGTGGGCCAATTGACTTTTGGCCTGCCCACGAGCCACAGTGCCGCCTTCATCTTGTGCTCAGTCAGGGGTTATTAACGCAATGTGTCTCGGATCTCGGGTATGTCGTGAAACGTGATCTGGCGGTCGGGAGAAAGGCGAAACGTAATATTAGAATGCCTTTTAATTAGCTAAGATGGCTCTAAGACCGCGTGATTACATAAAGCAATGTTACTGTTGCCAAGGGAAGCTGGCCGTTTGGCAAGGCTAACAGCCTAGTGACAGCTTTAATTAAACGGATAGTGGAAATCGGCTAAGCTAAAACCAGGATTAAGCACACCGTGAACGGAATTTCATTCAGCAGAGACAAGTCATAATTGAAAAGATCATAAATAAGGCTGCCTCATCAGCCTCATCCCTGCTCGATTCGTATTACGGAGTCGGAGTCCGCCTAAAAGTCTCTCTCTTTAACATAAGATCTACATAGCCAACAGGCACAGCGAACAGCGACAGGTATGCATATAGTATACATATAGCTCCGTAACGCTCAAGATCATGATCGCAGCAGAAGCGGAGTTGAGTTATGGTCGGTTATGGCCAGTCACAAATTTGACTACGCGCTCATTTGCGCGAATTGTTTTTTCCGACTCTGAATTCGGGCCACGCCGAAAGGTTATTTACCCGCCTCCATGTCAATACAGAACGCAGATGCCGGACTCTGACCCTCCAAATTCGCAGATCGTCACTACCGATACCGTAAGTTGGCAACTCGGGCGGTGGCAAGTTAGTCCGGTCCtaagggggtggtggtgggggtggaGCTCGGTCGCCGTCGACATGATCTACATAACATTTGTTGCTACTAATGGCTGCGGTTTGCCGTCCGCGCCAAATATGGAGATAAATGTCTAGTGGCCAATAAGGTCCGCTTGGGCCAAAGCGCAGACTTCGTTTTACCTTAAGATTCTTCAGAAAGTTGGCCTTTACCTAACACAGGACAATTTGGTATTAGAGCTAGTTGCAATCGGATTGTCATATAAGTATATCGTACATAAGTTTAAAGACTACCTAGTTTGGaacattattgttatttattataacATAGCTCTAAATAGCGTAAGATATTTATTTAGGTCAGTACCTGTGGTCTGTCCCTAAAGACTATGCATGATTACGGCTTAGACCCACTTGAGTGCCGATTTTATGCATTACATTTCCTAACACCTTTCTTGCCCACTCATTCAGGTGATCCGAATTCTAACTGTGGTTTGCTGAAAGCGCGCGCCGCACACAATAATGCCTAAGGAATCAGTTCAGAGCGAGTTCCTATTGCTATTGCCGTTTCGAATGCTATTGGCGTTGCCTTTCCCGCCTCAACACTTTGTATATCGATATATCATTAGCGCTCTTTTGATTTACAATCGCCTTTTGTGCGCGGATTTCGCTATTTGGCCTTTTGTTAGCTCTTTTTCGAGGAGAGAGGCTGCGCGAGGAGACCGCAAAAGCGGTTGGCTAATAGATAATGGCCCATAGCACTTTCCTACCAGCCAAGTCGAGCAGCAGCATAAACTGAAATTCCGCATATGCAGAACGAATGAAAGTGTTCTCCATCCCGCAATCGGTTTCAATGTGGATCCTGGGCTAAGTCTGTGGATCATGGGTTAAGTCTGTGGATCGCGTCTGCGGATggttgcaacttgcaaccaACAGCGGAGGGAAAAGTTGCTAGACCGATAATAATATCCCATAATATGAAgtcaaatttgatttattatcaaatgcaaaagatactttatttgtttataaatgtGTAAATGAGTTCCTGGATTATATGGGTTGCTGCTTTTCTCAAAGTTTTTACTCGAACGGATTGGTAAgcaaattaaagaaaaatagCGTTCTTAATTATGCCAATTATTAAATCTTAGCTTTATAGATCAAAGCAATAAATTTCACCGAGTAGTCGAGGTGTTCCAAACAGTAGTTCTTGAACCTAAATATGTGTTTAACCTTGAAACCCATAAGATCGATTGAGTGAATTCAGTAAGCATTTATATAAGTGATCGGGAAATGTTACATTGccaaaaatcatataaaagATACCTAAAGCCCAACTGCCTCCCACGCTGTAGCGCTATAATGTTGCGTTCCTATAAGTGTTAGCCGGGCCAACAAACGCACATCGAACTCAAACAAGTGTTAGTTCGACTGGGCTGCCGTCAAACTGGTCTCAAACGACTAAGCCGGTCCAAAGCCCAACTTGCAGAGCCGCCAGTCAGTTGCAGTTGGTCGATCGGAGCAAGCGGACGTTTTAGCGCGAGAATCGAGAAGAATAAGACCGCAGAATTGAATTGAGATCGAGGGCTTGCGAAGACTAAAGAATTTTCGAGCCTGGAGAATCGCGATCGCGTGTGCGTGGTTAGTGTGCGTTCGCGAGAGATGTGCCGCGTTTGATTACTTGATCAGAGATCCAGGGCATCGAAGGTCACCACTTTCAATGGCCGTTAGACGCCACCTGctgctgatcctgctgctgatCCTGCAGCTGATCGCCACCACGCCGGCGTCGCGCAGCCTCAGCGTTAATGGCAACAACATTTGGCGGCGGGTGCGCCTGGTGACCAGCCAGGAATCCGATCGTAACGCCTATCAGGTGCTCAAGCCGAGTAGCCGTAAtgccaccagcaccaccactaccaccactaCTACTACAAGTACCACCACTAGTACCACTACTCCGGCAGCTCCTCAGTCCCAGCGATCTGCCAAACAAATGGATCTCAATTTTCCGGGTGGCAATGTCTCCAGTGCTGCCCGTCTCGAAATGTCCACGGAATTCTTTGTGGTGCCCACACTATCGGCCAGTAGTTCTAGCACCACCACGTCCACCACCACACCAGCCACGCCCCGTCGGAGTTCGGGGGCGAAGGCGCGAGCTGCCGGCACCACTGGACGGGTGACTCCCGGGAGCAGCTCCAACAGCACGCCTCCCAGCATAGTGTCCACCCACTTGCCCTTCGCAGGCTTACGCAAGGAGCCGTGGGTGGTCCCGGTGCTAGTCCTGGCCACCCTCACCATGCTGATGATGGCAGCCTTTGAGATCTTTGTGCTCTTCAAGGCCTGGCGGACGTCGCCGTCGCGAAGACACCTTTTTCTGGGCCAGATGCTGCTCCTCGGCCTTTTCGCCTGCGCTAGTTTAGGGGCCATCATCACCGCTCAGCCCTCCTTGATCAGTTGCGGGGCCATCCGCTTCGGAGTGGGTGTGTCCTACGCCCTGGTCTTTGCCGCCCTGCTGGTCAAGTGCGTATTTCTGATTAGTCTGAATGGAGGGGTGTATCTGCCGGCTCCATACCAGGGATTGCTACTCCTCTTTGCGCTGCTCATTCAGGTGGCGATCGGAGGTCAGTGGCTGCTCACTCAACCACCGGAGGTGTATACCACCAGTGTGCCTGTGATGGGCAGTGGCTTCCTCAGCACCACGGTGGCCTCACAGACCAACTACTCGGCACTGTTTTACCCCACGTCCTACACCACGCTGGACGGCACTCCGGAGATCTACACCAGGATAGCGGCGGTCAGCACCGTGCTAATACCACTCTGCAAGACCCAGTTCACGGAGCTGCTCTTCTCGCTGATCTACATTGTCTTTCTGATCGTCTTCATCGCCGTGCTGGCCATCAAGTCGCGCGGCATCCGGGACAACTACCGTGAGGCCACCTACATTGGGCTGGCCATCGGGGGAGCCATCCCCATCTGGCTGGGATGGATGCTATGCGGGCTGGCCGTGGCCGAGCGGCATAAGGACGCTTGCGTGGCCTTCGGCCTGGTAGCCACTTCCGCCACGGTCTTCCTGGTGATGTTCATGCCTAAGGGCAGACAACTGGCGGCCATGGGCAAGGAGGGCCTCTACGTGGAGGACCGCGAGGAGCAGTTCAGTTCCTTGAGCCGCGCCGGATCAGGCTACTCGCCCTCGTTCTTCCACTTCAAGCCCATCAAGTACGGCGTGATGAGTGGTTGCGGACTGCCCAACTCTGCATCCAACACGGGCCAGGGACTCAGCTCCAAACACTGCTCCAGTGCCAACAATGGAGGTGGTAAGTCCCGCTCCTACGAGCTATTTCTTCTCCAAATTTGTCACAATTCACAATTCTGCCCGAGGCGATCGGACCCCACTCAACCTGGACACAGTTCCATTTCAGCCCCATCCCTCTGCCCTTGTCAGCTGTCAGCCTCTGTTAATTTTGTAATaactttcttttctttcttgCCTCATGTGCGCCAAGGGGCGGGGCTGGCAACCTCTTGAACTCTTGTTTATCCATTTGTTTGGTCTTTCTAAAAGCAAAAACGaagtgggggaaaaaaaccaaaagtcTTAACTTTCAAACACTGTGAGCTTCAGCAGACTGTGGCCAACGTACAGTGGTATAAGTACCCAAAATGAACACATGAatcgaaatatatttcacaattTGTAGGTAGAAAATTACTAGAAATACACATTGTGTATTTTGAAATGCTTAAGGCAATAAGTTAGTCTCAATCATTTGTGTCCAACAtcattgtttattattattctcaATTCTCtatcaatatttttcaatcaGCATTCTTtgtacaaaaagaaaaacttttttgcaCTAAATcttggaaaatgaaaatcccGTACTGTCGGTTTCATTGTCATTGCCaatgccaaataaataattagaCAATTTCACGAACCGCGCCCTgtcattattttcatttgcattggTTTTGCATTTGGTTTCTTTTCCACTTAGTATGTGAGGcaattttccttttgctgcGCTTCATTTGCTTGTATGCAAATTTTAGCGCTTTCATTTCTCGGCCACTGGCAGTTGTCGGCAATTCGCGGCGTATTTGCGTAGCTTGCAGCCACTGTGCGACGGCATTAACTGGGcttaaaattgttttgccgGGCCGTGTAATTGTTTGGTATATTAATTTTTCCGACGCCGCAGTCGTCGTGTAAGCCAAGTGTGAAAACAGCTCACATCTAGCGATCCATCTGTCTTTTAgctttcgttttcattttctatGTGAGAACGTCCAGGTTCGTGGGTTAGGTCTTTGATTAAGATTTCGCTGCTGCGGCTTAAATCATTTCTGCCGATGCAAATAAAGCTATCAACACCACTGAAAACTTATTCGTGAAATTTCACGTTGGTCGGTGATAAATTTCGTTGTCAATGAAATTCGCTTTTCAAAGAGCAAGTGGAACTGGGTAAATACAATTTTAGACGACTAACAGTAAAAGCTGACTTTGCAATTTTCGGCCATTTATGGACTGCCTGGCAGAaacaatatttgaatttatgtgtattatatttattagttttcgttttcttcTTTCTAAACGACAAAAAGgcgttttaaatattttagctttCTAATGAAAGCACAAGTGGAGTGGTCTAAGTGTGTGGCGAACTGGAATAATATGGGGGACTTCGGAGAAGGAAGGGCGCCCAGTGGAGGCTTCAAAATGTGCGTGCTTGAGCTACGTAACACTTTacgtaatttaattaaagtaaatacaTCACTAAAGTATGATTACAGTCAGCAAAAGCATTTCGAATGAAAATAAGAGAGGAAAACTTGGGGTAGTTCATGTGGAAAACAAAGCAGAAATGCTCTGCGCAACGCTGTGCACAATATATAACTACCTTAGGTCTACCGAAATTGAAGACATACATTTTGTTAACAGAAGATGCATAAGACATGCATAAGGCATCGAACGTTGTTAACtattttaaatgttcaaaTCTATTCACGGAATCCAGCTACTGAGAGCTGCAAAAGGATTCCAAATTATTACAATGCGCTGGAAGGCCTTAGTAGGAAGCGTTATGCGAGTACATGGCAGCTACTTGACGACGACTCCAAGTCCGAATCCGAAGCCGAATCTGAACAGTATTTGAGCCATGCATTAGGGGCAGGACAAAAGCCGAGGTGCAGCTGAAACTTTGGGGAAGCTGGAGCCGAATCTGGAGTTGGAGCCACGGCCCACAAGCCAAAGTGCCTGTGGGCAGCCCGGGCTTAGAGCTCAGCGCCTCGTATTCCGATTTCagttccaattccaattccggCTCGGTGATCGGTGATCGGTGCTCGGGTGAAGAAAGGCAGCAAGTGAGGCAGCCGCCGGCGACAGACGAAATATAGGTAGGTTCGTATATAGATAGATAAATGAGAGATATAGTGCTCTGGCCCGGCTACATATATACACGTCAAGCTGTCTGCAATTGAAAGTGCATTTGAGGGGTAACAGAAATCAACGACGAACGAAAAACTAGGCAGCAGGCAGAAACCTTAAGAGCCAACGACAAATGTCTGGAGACACACGGAGCACAGCAAAATCAAAGTAGGCACAAAGCTTAACAAGCAAAAGAAGCAAACATCAGCCGAGAGCTGCAATCGCTGCCATTATCGTACCCAGACCAGACCCATACCTCAGCCCATAGTCTAGCccgatccaatccaatccgatccaatccgatccaGAAACATGTGTGTGGGTTGTGTAGTTGTCTCGCTGACTCTtcgactccgactccgactTCGACTTCAACTTGAGCCAGGGTGAGTGAAGTGAACCAAAGGGAACGACAGCAAGGGTCTCGGCTTGATTAAGggcacagaaagaaaaaactgGAGCTGCATGTGGGCAGCAGCTGAAAATTTACATAAGGCGATGAGGCAAgagaaaaatcaaaagtttttcccttttcgtGCAATTGCTTGGGCTGATTGAAGAGCAAATGACTTGGGCAACGAACTTGATTTGGCTGGCAAGTTGACAGCTTAAGCAGAGGCAAATTATTGGATGTGTGCCCCTGAAGTAAGTTGCAATCTACTGCTGGGGTTCTCGATTATTGGATCATTGAATCTATTGTATCcgatggaaaacaaaacgtttATATACATAGGCTCTGCATGGGAATTTGAAAAATGgcgaacaaaaaaaggaactgcatttttaaataagaCCATAACTTGTTTTCGGTATTTTGCACAGAAATAAAGAACAgcgctaaaataaaaatgcataaaattaaaagctaCCTTATAAATTGTTATCTCTAGTGAACCCTACCTTaccaattatttataaaaacacaaTTGTGTTGGAGCCCTTCCATTGCAATTAATGgtttaattaactaaaattTACTAATACATAAAAGTCATAAAAAACTTGCATGACcttaaatcataaatttatttgatacAA from Drosophila yakuba strain Tai18E2 chromosome 3L, Prin_Dyak_Tai18E2_2.1, whole genome shotgun sequence carries:
- the LOC6534593 gene encoding uncharacterized protein LOC6534593 isoform X2, giving the protein MAVRRHLLLILLLILQLIATTPASRSLSVNGNNIWRRVRLVTSQESDRNAYQVLKPSSRNATSTTTTTTTTTSTTTSTTTPAAPQSQRSAKQMDLNFPGGNVSSAARLEMSTEFFVVPTLSASSSSTTTSTTTPATPRRSSGAKARAAGTTGRVTPGSSSNSTPPSIVSTHLPFAGLRKEPWVVPVLVLATLTMLMMAAFEIFVLFKAWRTSPSRRHLFLGQMLLLGLFACASLGAIITAQPSLISCGAIRFGVGVSYALVFAALLVKCVFLISLNGGVYLPAPYQGLLLLFALLIQVAIGGQWLLTQPPEVYTTSVPVMGSGFLSTTVASQTNYSALFYPTSYTTLDGTPEIYTRIAAVSTVLIPLCKTQFTELLFSLIYIVFLIVFIAVLAIKSRGIRDNYREATYIGLAIGGAIPIWLGWMLCGLAVAERHKDACVAFGLVATSATVFLVMFMPKGRQLAAMGKEGLYVEDREEQFSSLSRAGSGYSPSFFHFKPIKYGVMSGCGLPNSASNTGQGLSSKHCSSANNGGGMFIRPDETNLYTTLEPTLSSNPNVYFQRSGAVHPGILY
- the LOC6534593 gene encoding uncharacterized protein LOC6534593 isoform X1, producing MAVRRHLLLILLLILQLIATTPASRSLSVNGNNIWRRVRLVTSQESDRNAYQVLKPSSRNATSTTTTTTTTTSTTTSTTTPAAPQSQRSAKQMDLNFPGGNVSSAARLEMSTEFFVVPTLSASSSSTTTSTTTPATPRRSSGAKARAAGTTGRVTPGSSSNSTPPSIVSTHLPFAGLRKEPWVVPVLVLATLTMLMMAAFEIFVLFKAWRTSPSRRHLFLGQMLLLGLFACASLGAIITAQPSLISCGAIRFGVGVSYALVFAALLVKCVFLISLNGGVYLPAPYQGLLLLFALLIQVAIGGQWLLTQPPEVYTTSVPVMGSGFLSTTVASQTNYSALFYPTSYTTLDGTPEIYTRIAAVSTVLIPLCKTQFTELLFSLIYIVFLIVFIAVLAIKSRGIRDNYREATYIGLAIGGAIPIWLGWMLCGLAVAERHKDACVAFGLVATSATVFLVMFMPKGRQLAAMGKEGLYVEDREEQFSSLSRAGSGYSPSFFHFKPIKYGVMSGCGLPNSASNTGQGLSSKHCSSANNGGDRVALVTAAPPSYTRMYHYFPAHLSPHPFCYYPPAPPPPLPPQPPPPQQAAPPTLTPLTLKQLGNSLTSMTQAAQLAKTLRYAPGMFIRPDETNLYTTLEPTLSSNPNVYFQRSGAVHPGILY